The segment GCGCCCGGCGGCAGGGCCGTCTCGCGGTGCGGGGTGTCGCGGACCGGGAGGTAGAACCAGCCGAGGGGCATTTCACCGGGCCCCTGGGCCGTCTCGTAGTGCACCATCCCGTCCAGGGCCGCCAGCGCGACGGCCATGTCCGACGGATGTACGGCCACGCAGTGCGAGGAGGCGCCGAGGACCGCGTGGTTGCGGTTCTCGCCCCGGAGCGCCGGACAACCGCTGCCGGGGGTCCGCTTGTTGCAGGGACCGGTGGCGTCGGCGAAGTAGGCGCAGCGGGTGCGCTGGAGGAGATTGCCGCCGACGGTGGCCATGTTGCGCAGCTGGCCCGAGGCACCGGCGAGCACCGCCTGCGCCAGGGCCGGGTAGCGGGTCCGGATCAGGGGGTGGGCGGCGAGATCGCTGTTGGTGACGGTCGCGCCGATCCGCACACCGCCGCCGGGGACCTGCTCGACACGGTCCAGGGGCAGGCCGCGTATGTCGACCAGCCGCCCCGGCCGTTCGACACCGGTCTTCATCAGGTCGACCAGGTTGGTGCCGCCGGCGAGGTAGCGCGCCTGCGGATCGGAGTCGAGCAGGGCGACGGCTCCGGGTACGTCCTCGGCCCTGCGGTAGCCGAACTCCCTCATGCGGCGGGCTCCTTCGTCTGCGGTCCGGCGTCCGTACGTGCCGCAGGGGTCGATGCGGCGGCCCTGCCGACGGCCTCGACGATCGAGGTGTAGGCGGCACAGCGGCACAGGTTGCCGCTCATGCGCTCACGGATCTCCTCCGCCGTCAGTGGTGGTGGTCCGGCCGCCGG is part of the Streptomyces asoensis genome and harbors:
- a CDS encoding FAD binding domain-containing protein, with product MREFGYRRAEDVPGAVALLDSDPQARYLAGGTNLVDLMKTGVERPGRLVDIRGLPLDRVEQVPGGGVRIGATVTNSDLAAHPLIRTRYPALAQAVLAGASGQLRNMATVGGNLLQRTRCAYFADATGPCNKRTPGSGCPALRGENRNHAVLGASSHCVAVHPSDMAVALAALDGMVHYETAQGPGEMPLGWFYLPVRDTPHRETALPPGALITGVSLPPAAVAARSRYRKVRERASYAFAVGSVAAALDVRDGVVREVRMAYGAVASRPWRARAAERVLTGAPADAESFAAAADAELASARPLSQNGFKVTLMRNLTVAVLSELAEEATR